The proteins below are encoded in one region of uncultured Eubacteriales bacterium:
- the clpC gene encoding ATP-dependent Clp protease ATP-binding subunit clpA homolog: MQPTFCSRCHKNVAVIFIQKLEGGETKSEGLCLKCARELNIKPVEDMMQKMGISDDDLDGLTNEMLSAFGGAEGAEGLMPQEESDDEDDDGRTATFPFLNKLFGSQNPQAGPGDTPAGDPRTTREEKNGGKDRAVKRKFLENYCISLTQKAADGKLDNIVGREEEIQRTIQILNRRQKNNPCLIGEPGVGKTAIAEGLALRIHNQDVPYKLLDKEVYLLDLTALVAGTQFRGQFESRMKGLIDEVKKLGNIILVIDEVHNIVGAGDAEGSMNAANILKPALSRGEIQVIGATTLTEYRKYIEKDSALERRFQPVIVEEPSIEDSVKILLGIKRYYEHYHFVSISPEMARLAVTMSERYITDRYLPDKAIDLIDEACSDVNLHNKSLARQAEVRKALDALNRERDALVATQSKAGQSSEDAAREYEQLAALKSKELQLQQELGKLEAQSAPPLTVEHLAHVIELWTKIPASQIQEAEYERLAQLESRLKEHIIGQDEAVAAVAAAVRRGRVGIASKRKPVSFIFVGSTGVGKTELVRRLASDMFHSPESLIRLDMSEFMEKFAVSRIIGSPPGYVGYDEAGQLTEKVRRKPYCVILFDEIEKAHPDVLNILLQILDDGHITDAQGRNVNFENTVIVMTSNAGSDTKSAGSLGFGRTANEQGKERTMKALEGFLRPEFINRVDEIVYFNKLTEENFKSIAAIMLDELKAILADKGITFTYDESVLDYLVKKSYSLTYGARNLRRQIQKDLEDPISTKLIESYKEPVREIKVSSDGERVSVESL; encoded by the coding sequence ATGCAACCAACATTTTGCAGCAGATGTCATAAAAACGTCGCTGTGATTTTTATTCAAAAATTAGAGGGCGGAGAGACCAAGAGCGAGGGTCTCTGCCTCAAATGCGCCCGGGAGCTCAATATCAAGCCCGTGGAGGATATGATGCAGAAGATGGGCATCTCCGATGACGATCTGGATGGTCTCACCAACGAGATGCTCTCCGCTTTCGGTGGGGCCGAGGGGGCCGAGGGTCTCATGCCACAGGAGGAGAGCGACGACGAGGACGACGATGGCCGTACCGCCACTTTCCCCTTCCTCAACAAGCTTTTCGGCAGCCAGAACCCCCAAGCCGGCCCCGGAGATACCCCGGCGGGGGACCCCCGCACCACCCGGGAGGAAAAGAACGGCGGCAAGGACCGGGCCGTCAAGCGCAAATTCCTGGAGAATTACTGCATCTCTCTCACCCAGAAGGCCGCCGATGGAAAGCTGGATAACATCGTTGGCCGGGAGGAGGAGATCCAGCGTACCATCCAGATCCTTAACCGCCGCCAGAAGAACAACCCCTGCCTTATCGGCGAGCCCGGCGTGGGCAAAACCGCCATTGCCGAGGGTCTTGCCCTGCGTATCCATAATCAGGACGTGCCCTACAAGCTTCTCGACAAGGAGGTCTATCTTCTGGACCTCACCGCCCTGGTGGCTGGCACCCAGTTCCGCGGCCAGTTTGAGAGCCGCATGAAGGGCCTTATCGACGAGGTTAAAAAATTGGGCAACATCATCCTTGTTATCGACGAGGTCCACAACATCGTGGGCGCTGGGGATGCGGAAGGCAGCATGAACGCCGCCAACATCCTCAAGCCCGCGCTGAGCCGCGGCGAGATCCAGGTCATCGGCGCCACCACCCTCACCGAGTACCGCAAGTACATTGAGAAGGACTCCGCCCTGGAGCGGCGTTTCCAGCCTGTCATCGTTGAGGAGCCCTCTATTGAGGACTCCGTCAAAATCTTGCTGGGCATCAAACGCTACTACGAGCACTACCACTTCGTGTCCATCTCCCCCGAGATGGCGCGGCTGGCCGTCACCATGAGCGAGCGGTACATTACTGACCGCTACCTCCCCGACAAGGCCATCGACCTTATTGACGAGGCCTGTTCCGACGTGAACCTCCACAACAAGTCCCTGGCCCGCCAGGCCGAGGTGCGCAAGGCGCTGGACGCTCTGAACCGGGAGCGGGACGCGCTGGTCGCCACCCAGTCCAAAGCCGGCCAGTCCTCTGAGGACGCGGCCCGGGAGTATGAACAGCTAGCCGCCCTCAAAAGCAAGGAACTGCAGCTGCAGCAGGAGCTTGGCAAGCTGGAGGCCCAGAGCGCGCCCCCCCTGACGGTGGAGCACCTGGCTCACGTGATCGAGCTGTGGACCAAGATTCCCGCCAGCCAGATCCAAGAGGCCGAGTACGAGCGCCTGGCCCAACTGGAAAGCCGCCTGAAGGAGCACATTATCGGCCAGGACGAGGCCGTGGCCGCCGTGGCCGCCGCCGTGCGCCGGGGCCGGGTGGGCATCGCGTCCAAGCGAAAGCCGGTTTCCTTCATATTTGTAGGCTCCACCGGCGTGGGCAAGACCGAGCTGGTGCGCCGCCTCGCGAGCGATATGTTCCATTCCCCCGAGTCCCTCATTCGGCTCGACATGTCAGAGTTCATGGAGAAGTTCGCCGTCAGCCGTATCATCGGCTCTCCCCCCGGCTACGTGGGGTATGATGAGGCGGGCCAGCTCACCGAGAAGGTCCGGCGCAAGCCCTACTGCGTTATCCTCTTTGATGAGATCGAGAAGGCCCATCCCGACGTTTTGAACATCCTTCTCCAAATTCTGGACGACGGTCACATCACCGATGCCCAGGGCCGTAACGTGAACTTTGAGAACACCGTCATCGTCATGACCAGTAACGCCGGGAGCGATACCAAGTCCGCCGGCTCCCTGGGCTTTGGCCGCACAGCCAACGAGCAGGGCAAGGAGCGCACCATGAAGGCCCTGGAGGGTTTCCTCCGCCCCGAGTTCATCAACCGTGTGGACGAAATCGTCTACTTCAATAAGCTCACGGAGGAGAACTTCAAATCCATCGCTGCTATCATGCTGGATGAGCTGAAGGCCATTCTCGCCGACAAGGGGATCACCTTTACGTATGACGAGAGTGTCCTCGACTACCTGGTGAAGAAGTCCTACTCCCTCACCTATGGCGCTAGGAACCTCCGTCGTCAGATCCAAAAAGATCTGGAGGACCCCATCTCCACCAAACTCATTGAGAGCTACAAGGAGCCTGTGCGGGAGATCAAGGTCTCCTCTGACGGGGAACGCGTCAGCGTGGAGAGCCTGTAA
- the pgsA gene encoding CDP-diacylglycerol--glycerol-3-phosphate 3-phosphatidyltransferase, translating into MNVPNTLSLLRLAMVPVFAVVFFQPFPHARYWAALIYALAFITDIADGYIARRFNQITRLGRILDPLADKLMTFTVIICIASAQIIPTWAVAVFFIKETAMGLGAMSMLHKIDDVMPSNWLGKVSTGVFFVVCAALVLFPAIPHKWATGMISVALVLTILAFLYYLWLYVSVVGKKKTK; encoded by the coding sequence ATGAACGTTCCCAATACCCTCTCGCTCTTGCGCCTGGCCATGGTGCCGGTCTTCGCGGTGGTCTTTTTCCAACCCTTCCCCCACGCGCGGTACTGGGCCGCGCTGATATACGCTCTGGCATTTATCACTGACATTGCCGACGGGTACATCGCCCGGCGTTTCAATCAGATCACCCGCCTGGGCCGCATCCTGGACCCGCTTGCCGACAAGCTCATGACCTTTACGGTCATTATCTGTATCGCCTCAGCCCAGATCATCCCCACCTGGGCAGTCGCCGTCTTCTTCATCAAGGAAACCGCCATGGGCCTGGGGGCCATGTCCATGCTCCATAAAATTGACGACGTGATGCCTTCCAATTGGCTGGGCAAGGTGTCTACGGGGGTCTTCTTTGTGGTGTGCGCCGCTCTGGTGCTCTTCCCCGCTATCCCCCACAAATGGGCCACCGGAATGATCTCCGTGGCGCTCGTGCTTACCATTCTTGCCTTTCTTTACTATCTCTGGCTCTACGTCTCCGTAGTTGGAAAGAAAAAAACCAAGTAA
- a CDS encoding conserved hypothetical protein (Evidence 4 : Homologs of previously reported genes of unknown function): MKDKQPRGDIYEVKKAPEKNAAKKKPNIVVRLLAFLLTLALVLGAVALVVYRDKVSFDSLRRYFAYHNLQKNDSGQAESFHYDGSSKDSFAAAGDSLLVCSDSGVRLYSGSGAQYAADQAVLESPVTQSSGSYALAYDAGGRSLFVYKDRSEKGTPPQENIQGDILSARVNASGRLAVTTRATGYKGSVTVYDAQLAPALQLNLSSSFVTDALVSADNKTLAAITMGQGTGSFESALSLYALSRTEEDTAPDATCPLGSGVVLDLGECAAGYWALSDASLSLVDHAGSLAGSYDYNGRYLKEFSLGGDSFAALLLGKYRAGTVSDLVVVDSTGAASATLSVNEQVLSLSASGRYLAVLTADRLDLYTADLTPYATLEGTQGARKVLMREDGTALLVGSNTARLYIPD; the protein is encoded by the coding sequence ATGAAAGACAAGCAGCCGCGCGGCGACATCTACGAGGTAAAAAAGGCCCCGGAGAAGAACGCCGCCAAGAAAAAACCGAATATTGTAGTACGACTGCTGGCCTTTCTGCTCACGCTGGCTCTGGTGCTGGGCGCGGTGGCGCTGGTGGTCTACCGGGACAAGGTGAGTTTCGACTCCCTGCGGCGCTATTTCGCCTACCACAACCTGCAGAAAAACGACAGCGGTCAGGCCGAGAGTTTCCACTACGACGGCAGCTCAAAAGACAGCTTTGCCGCCGCTGGGGACAGCCTCCTGGTCTGCTCCGACTCGGGCGTCCGGCTCTACTCGGGCAGCGGCGCGCAGTATGCCGCCGACCAGGCCGTACTGGAGTCCCCCGTGACGCAGTCCTCCGGCTCATACGCGCTGGCCTACGATGCGGGGGGGCGCAGCCTCTTTGTGTATAAGGACCGCTCGGAAAAAGGCACGCCCCCTCAAGAGAACATCCAAGGGGACATTCTGTCAGCCCGGGTGAACGCCTCGGGCCGTCTGGCCGTCACCACCCGGGCCACCGGCTACAAGGGCTCGGTCACGGTGTACGACGCCCAGCTCGCCCCCGCCCTTCAGCTCAACCTGTCCAGCAGTTTCGTCACCGACGCGTTGGTCTCGGCGGATAACAAGACCTTGGCGGCCATCACCATGGGCCAGGGGACGGGCAGCTTTGAGAGCGCCCTCTCCCTCTATGCTCTGAGTCGCACGGAGGAGGACACTGCGCCCGACGCCACCTGCCCCCTTGGCAGCGGCGTGGTGCTGGACCTGGGAGAGTGCGCCGCCGGGTACTGGGCCCTGAGCGACGCCTCCCTTTCCCTGGTGGACCACGCTGGATCGCTGGCAGGTTCCTATGACTACAACGGCCGCTATCTAAAAGAATTCTCCCTGGGCGGAGACAGTTTTGCTGCCCTCCTCCTGGGTAAGTATCGGGCAGGTACGGTGTCCGACCTGGTAGTGGTAGACAGTACCGGCGCGGCTTCGGCCACTCTCTCTGTCAATGAACAGGTGCTGTCACTCTCGGCCTCCGGGCGGTATCTCGCCGTCCTCACCGCCGATCGGCTGGACCTCTATACCGCCGACCTGACTCCCTATGCCACCCTGGAGGGCACCCAGGGTGCCCGCAAGGTGCTTATGCGCGAGGATGGCACCGCCCTCCTCGTTGGCAGCAACACAGCACGGCTCTATATTCCCGACTGA
- a CDS encoding putative CvpA family protein (Evidence 3 : Function proposed based on presence of conserved amino acid motif, structural feature or limited homology): MSFAMPFVLFDIAILLVLAFFIWRGASRGFILSLFGLVAILVAFAGANFLADALAPKVGEALEPKFAAAIEEKLNEQFQNTSVSDIPADKESDYPLQDVLSVLKGMGLYEDLINAVDKAVQERMAEAAASAAAAVAAAIAQSVAYMVLFFVFFVLILLCWTLLSHALDLVSKLPGLNALNKTAGGIVGLVKGCLILFVAAWLLRLSGSLIPEEAVEQTALLKFFMTVNPMTLFTGV, translated from the coding sequence ATGTCATTTGCCATGCCCTTCGTCCTCTTTGACATCGCCATCCTCCTCGTCCTGGCATTCTTCATCTGGAGAGGTGCCAGCCGGGGGTTCATCCTGTCCCTCTTCGGGCTGGTGGCCATTCTGGTGGCCTTTGCTGGGGCCAACTTCCTGGCGGATGCCCTGGCCCCCAAGGTGGGAGAGGCTCTGGAGCCTAAATTTGCCGCCGCCATTGAGGAGAAATTGAACGAGCAGTTCCAGAATACCTCCGTCTCTGACATCCCGGCGGACAAGGAGAGCGACTATCCTCTTCAGGACGTGCTGAGCGTGCTTAAGGGCATGGGTCTTTACGAGGATCTGATCAACGCCGTTGACAAGGCGGTACAGGAACGCATGGCGGAGGCAGCGGCAAGCGCCGCGGCGGCCGTGGCGGCCGCCATTGCCCAGTCGGTGGCGTACATGGTGCTCTTCTTCGTATTCTTCGTGCTCATCCTCCTGTGCTGGACGCTGCTCTCCCACGCACTGGATCTGGTGAGCAAACTGCCTGGTCTCAACGCTCTCAATAAAACAGCCGGAGGCATTGTCGGTTTAGTCAAGGGTTGTCTTATTCTCTTCGTGGCCGCATGGCTTTTGCGCCTATCTGGCAGTCTCATACCCGAGGAGGCGGTGGAGCAGACCGCCCTGCTCAAATTTTTCATGACGGTCAACCCCATGACCCTGTTTACGGGCGTGTAG